The following are from one region of the Heterodontus francisci isolate sHetFra1 chromosome 34, sHetFra1.hap1, whole genome shotgun sequence genome:
- the LOC137349122 gene encoding zinc finger protein 132-like: MAEQGTNPSSERAFMCPACGRAFSRLSNLARHQRSHATGQLCDCGDSEKGLLCQTQAGKRWHIHAGERPFACSVCGKGFTQSSHLRTHQRIHTGERPFTCSVCGKGFNSSFHLLRHQLVHTDERPFKCPDCGSSFKSPDLLVQHQRVHSEDRPFGCSRCTKRFRRASSQLAHQCARAGDRPLTCSACGKAFTRSSHLLMHQRIHTGERPFVCSVCGKGFTHSSNLLRHQRVHTGERPFTCSMCGRGFTQSSNLLTHQRVHTGERPFTCTVCGKGFTCSSYLLTHQHIHTGERPFTCSVCGKGFTQSSHLLRHQRTHV, from the coding sequence ATGGCAGAACAGGGCACCAATCCCAGCAGCGAGAGAGCGTTCATGTGCCCCGCCTGCGGACGAGCCTTCAGCCGATTGTCCAACTTGGCGAGGCACCAGCGCAGCCATGCCACAGGGCAGCTGTGTGACTGCGGCGACTCCGAGAAGGGGTTACTGTGCCAGACCCAGGCGGGAAAGCGTTGGCACATCCacgctggggagaggccgttcgccTGCTCCGTGTGCGGGAAAGGCTTCACTCAGTCGTCCCACCTGCGGACTCACCAGCGCatccacaccggggagaggccgttcacctgctctgtgtgcgggaagggattcaattcttcgttccacctgctgagacaccagctggTCCACACCGACGAGAGGCCTTTCAAATGCCCTGACTGCGGAAGCAGCTTTAAAAGCCCCGACTTGTTGGTGCAACACCAGCGCGTTCACAGCGAGGACAGGCCGTTCGGTTGCTCCCGCTGCACCAAGAGGTTCAGGCGAGCATCCAGCCAGCTGGCGCACCAGTGCGCTCGCGCCGGAGACAGGCCCCTGACCTGCTCCGCCTGCGGGAAGGCGTTCACCCGCTCGTCACACCTGCTGATGCACCAGCGCatccacaccggggagaggcccttCGTCTGCTCCgtgtgcgggaagggattcactcactcctCTAACCTGCTGAGGCACCAGCGGgtccacaccggggagaggccgttcacctgctccatgtgcggGAGGGGATTCACTCAGTCCTCGAATCTGCTGACCCACCAGCGGgtccacaccggggagaggcccttCACCTGCACTgtgtgcgggaagggattcacttgttcgTCCTACCTTCTCACGCACCagcacattcacactggggagaggccgttcacttgctccgtgtgtgggaaaggattcactcagtcgtcTCACCTTCTGAGACACCAGCGTACACATGTTTGA